One part of the Lepeophtheirus salmonis chromosome 14, UVic_Lsal_1.4, whole genome shotgun sequence genome encodes these proteins:
- the LOC121129746 gene encoding epididymal sperm-binding protein 1-like has translation MNTFASLLLIAQIASLAYGQGCQTTSGQNCVFPSKFREMTLTKCVKADYDKYWCATSNNADGSVDTYGDCNADCPMEVHDPTKECITTGNYQCVFPFEYNGATYNKCTDADNEGKKWCAINKYPNTEQAYHFEECNMNSQCQQ, from the exons ATGAATACATTTGCCTCCCTTCTCCTTATCGCTCAAATCGCATCATTGGCCTATG GACAAGGATGTCAAACAACATCTGGGCAAAACTGTGTTTTCCCCTCAAAGTTTAGGGAGATGACACTTACTAAGTGTGTAAAAGCtgattatgataaatattggtGTGCTACCTCCAACAATGCTGATGGATCCGTTGATACCTACGGAGATTGCAATGCTGATTGCCCAA TGGAAGTTCATGACCCTACAAAAG AATGTATCACCACTGGAAATTATCAATGCGTTTTCCCATTTGAATATAATGGTGCAACCTACAACAAGTGCACAGATGCTGATAACGAAGGTAAGAAATGGTGTGCCATTAACAAATATCCAAACACTGAACAAGCCTACCATTTCGAAGAATGTAATATGAACTCCCAATGTCAGCAATAA
- the LOC121129743 gene encoding epididymal sperm-binding protein 1, protein MIELSYLSYQFQQLVPIMKTIVSLLLIAQVASLAYGQGCQTTSGQDCVFPSKFREMALTKCVKADYDKYWCATSNKADGSVDTYGDCNADCPMEVHDPTKECITTGNYQCVFPFEYNGATYNKCTDADNEGKKWCAINKYPNTEQAYHFEECNMSSQCQP, encoded by the exons atgattgaattgagttatttatcatatCAGTTTCAACAACTTGTTCCAATCATGAAGACAATTGTCTCCCTTCTTCTCATCGCTCAAGTCGCTTCATTGGCCTATG gaCAAGGATGTCAAACAACATCCGGGCAAGACTGTGTTTTCCCCTCAAAGTTTAGAGAGATGGCACTTACTAAGTGTGTAAAAGCTGATTATGATAAGTATTGGTGTGCAACCTCCAACAAAGCTGATGGATCCGTTGATACCTACGGAGATTGCAATGCTGATTGCCCAA TGGAAGTTCATGACCCTACAAAAG AATGTATCACCACTGGAAATTATCAATGCGTTTTCCCATTTGAATATAATGGTGCAACCTACAACAAGTGCACAGATGCTGATAACGAAGGTAAGAAATGGTGTGCCATTAACAAATATCCAAACACTGAACAAGCCTACCATTTCGAAGAATGCAACATGAGCTCTCAATGTcaaccataa
- the LOC121129744 gene encoding epididymal sperm-binding protein 1-like, which produces MNTFTSLLLIAQVASLAYGQGCQTTSGQNCVFPSKFREMTLTKCVKADYDKYWCATSNKADGSVDTYGDCNADCPMEVHDPTKECITTGNYQCVFPFEYNGATYNKCTDADNEGKKWCAINKYPNTEQAYHFEECNMNSQCQQ; this is translated from the exons ATGAATACATTTACTTCCCTTCTCCTCATCGCTCAAGTCGCATCATTGGCCTATG GACAAGGATGTCAAACAACATCTGGGCAAAACTGTGTTTTCCCCTCAAAGTTTAGGGAGATGACACTTACTAAGTGTGTAAAAGCTGATTATGATAAGTATTGGTGTGCTACCTCCAACAAAGCTGATGGATCCGTTGATACCTACGGAGATTGCAATGCTGATTGCCCAA TGGAAGTTCATGACCCTACAAAAG AATGTATCACCACTGGAAATTATCAATGCGTTTTCCCATTTGAATATAATGGTGCAACCTACAACAAGTGCACAGATGCTGATAACGAAGGTAAGAAATGGTGTGCCATTAACAAATATCCAAACACTGAACAAGCCTACCATTTCGAAGAATGTAATATGAACTCCCAATGTCagcaataa